Proteins encoded together in one Mycobacterium simiae window:
- a CDS encoding cytochrome P450, with the protein MSELVTTEAPVPAVKLPPAVPAPRLVQGLGFALARRMMIRRLSRRYGSVFALRLPMFGRVIAVSDPQLAKQIFTTSPDELGNIQPNLSRLFGYGSVFALEGDEHRSRRRLLAPPFHGKSIKNYETIFEEETLRETADWPEGQSFATLTPMMRITLNAILRAVFGADGAELDELRRLIPPWVTLGSRLAALPKPKRNYGRFSPWHRLDEWRDQYDNVIEKLIAAEQADPHFADRNDVLGLLLRSNYDDGSAMSHKDIGDELLALLAAGHETTASTLAWAFERISRHPELLAALVEEADGDNNELRQATILEVQRARTVIDFAGRHVYPQTYRLGEWVIPRGCSIIVGIAELHNNPDLFPDPERFDPWRFIDTKPAALSWVPFGGGTRRCVGAAFANLEMDVVLRTVLRHFAIQATGASDEPWHCRGVAFVPKRGGRITVRRR; encoded by the coding sequence ATGAGCGAACTAGTCACCACCGAGGCACCGGTCCCCGCGGTCAAGTTGCCGCCCGCCGTCCCGGCACCGCGGCTGGTGCAGGGCCTCGGCTTTGCGCTGGCGCGGCGAATGATGATTCGACGGCTGTCGCGGCGGTACGGCAGTGTTTTCGCGCTGCGGCTGCCGATGTTCGGGCGCGTCATCGCGGTCAGCGACCCGCAGCTGGCCAAGCAGATCTTCACCACCAGCCCGGATGAACTCGGCAACATCCAGCCCAATCTGAGCAGGTTGTTCGGCTACGGCTCGGTATTTGCGCTGGAGGGCGACGAGCACCGCAGCCGGCGCCGGCTGCTGGCCCCGCCCTTCCACGGCAAGAGCATCAAGAATTACGAGACCATCTTCGAAGAGGAGACGCTGCGCGAAACTGCCGACTGGCCCGAAGGGCAGTCGTTCGCCACCCTCACGCCGATGATGCGGATAACGCTCAACGCGATCCTGCGGGCCGTATTCGGGGCCGACGGCGCCGAACTCGACGAATTGCGCCGGCTGATCCCGCCCTGGGTCACCCTGGGATCGCGGCTGGCAGCGCTGCCCAAGCCGAAGCGAAACTACGGGCGATTCAGTCCGTGGCATCGGCTGGACGAGTGGCGCGACCAGTACGACAACGTCATCGAAAAACTGATCGCGGCCGAGCAGGCGGATCCCCACTTCGCCGACCGCAACGACGTGCTGGGGCTGCTGCTGCGCAGCAACTACGACGACGGGTCGGCGATGTCGCACAAAGACATTGGCGACGAGCTGCTGGCCCTCCTGGCCGCGGGGCACGAGACCACCGCGTCGACACTGGCGTGGGCGTTCGAGCGGATCAGCCGGCATCCGGAGCTGCTGGCCGCGCTGGTCGAGGAGGCCGACGGCGACAACAACGAACTCCGCCAGGCGACCATCCTGGAAGTGCAACGAGCCAGAACCGTCATCGATTTCGCCGGCCGGCACGTCTACCCGCAGACCTACCGACTCGGCGAGTGGGTGATTCCGCGCGGCTGCTCGATCATTGTCGGCATCGCGGAACTGCACAACAACCCCGACCTGTTTCCCGATCCGGAACGCTTCGACCCGTGGCGGTTCATCGACACGAAGCCAGCGGCCCTGTCCTGGGTTCCATTCGGTGGTGGCACCCGACGCTGTGTGGGAGCCGCGTTCGCCAATCTGGAAATGGACGTGGTACTCCGAACGGTGTTACGCCACTTTGCCATTCAAGCCACCGGCGCGTCCGACGAGCCTTGGCACTGTCGCGGTGTCGCGTTTGTGCCGAAGCGCGGCGGTCGAATTACCGTGCGGCGTCGCTAA
- a CDS encoding TetR/AcrR family transcriptional regulator, which translates to MRLLDGLATAINERGYRASTVADIVRHARTSKRTFYGHFASKEACFLELLENDLETLGARIAAVVDPEADWHHQIRQAVEAYVAHIEGRPAITLSWIRELPGLGAVARPVQRRGFQLLSDLLIALSSDAGFQRANLPPLTAPLAVIVIGGLRELTAITVEDGRPAREIVEPAVDACVALLGPRR; encoded by the coding sequence ATGCGGCTGCTGGACGGCCTGGCCACCGCGATCAACGAACGCGGCTACCGCGCCAGCACGGTCGCCGACATCGTGCGTCATGCCCGCACATCCAAGCGCACGTTTTACGGCCACTTCGCCAGCAAAGAGGCCTGCTTCCTCGAGTTGCTGGAAAACGACCTCGAGACACTCGGGGCCCGCATTGCCGCCGTCGTCGATCCCGAGGCGGACTGGCATCACCAAATCCGTCAAGCGGTTGAAGCCTACGTCGCCCATATCGAAGGCCGCCCGGCCATCACCTTGAGCTGGATCCGAGAGTTGCCCGGACTGGGAGCCGTTGCCCGGCCGGTCCAGCGCCGCGGCTTTCAGTTGCTGTCGGACCTGCTGATCGCGTTGAGCTCGGATGCCGGATTCCAGCGCGCCAACCTTCCCCCGTTGACCGCACCGCTGGCCGTGATCGTGATCGGCGGCCTGCGCGAGCTGACGGCGATCACCGTCGAGGACGGCCGGCCGGCCCGCGAGATCGTCGAGCCGGCAGTGGATGCCTGCGTCGCGCTGCTGGGGCCACGCCGCTAG
- a CDS encoding TOBE domain-containing protein produces MRLSTRNQLKGIITEVDLGTVMAVVKIRLDGGDQVITSSITKDAAQDLGLEVGQPATVFIKSTEVTIGVE; encoded by the coding sequence ATGCGGCTATCCACCCGAAACCAGCTCAAAGGGATCATCACCGAGGTCGACCTCGGCACCGTGATGGCGGTCGTCAAGATCCGGCTCGACGGTGGCGACCAGGTCATCACTTCCTCGATCACCAAGGATGCGGCCCAGGATCTCGGTCTGGAAGTCGGGCAGCCCGCGACGGTGTTCATCAAGTCCACCGAAGTCACCATCGGGGTCGAGTAG
- a CDS encoding zinc-binding dehydrogenase, with amino-acid sequence MPPTMRAERFYADTKAIALEDIPIPVPGPGEVLVKVAFCGICHSDLSLINGTFPAQVPVVTQGHEASGTIATLGPDVTGWAEGDRVVVAAGRPCQRCANCRRGDAVNCLRIQLMAFAYDGAWAEYTVAQAAGLTRVPGNVSLEQAAILADAVSTPYGAVVRTGKVAVGESVGVWGVGGVGTHIVQLARLIGAAPVIALDINPAVRERAVELGADYALDSRDGDLRDQIREVNGGHKLDVAFDAVGLKATFEQALDCLRPGGRLVSVGMSAESPTIGPTAMFGLARKQVLGHLGYQNADIETLAKLVSLGRLDLSRSISNVVSLEDVEAGIEMLEHADGNPIRILVKP; translated from the coding sequence ATGCCGCCGACCATGCGCGCCGAGCGCTTTTACGCTGACACCAAAGCCATTGCCCTGGAAGACATTCCGATCCCCGTGCCGGGCCCGGGCGAAGTTCTGGTCAAGGTGGCGTTCTGCGGGATCTGCCACTCGGATTTGAGCCTGATCAACGGGACCTTCCCCGCCCAGGTGCCGGTGGTCACGCAGGGCCACGAAGCCTCCGGCACGATCGCGACATTGGGTCCGGACGTGACCGGCTGGGCCGAGGGCGACCGGGTGGTCGTCGCCGCCGGCCGGCCCTGCCAGAGATGCGCGAACTGCCGCCGCGGCGACGCCGTCAACTGCCTGCGGATTCAGTTGATGGCGTTCGCCTATGACGGCGCCTGGGCCGAATACACCGTGGCCCAGGCCGCCGGACTGACCCGCGTCCCCGGCAACGTCTCGCTCGAGCAGGCCGCCATCCTGGCCGACGCGGTGTCCACCCCATACGGGGCGGTGGTGCGGACCGGCAAGGTAGCGGTCGGGGAATCGGTCGGCGTCTGGGGCGTCGGCGGCGTCGGCACCCACATCGTGCAGCTCGCGCGATTGATCGGTGCGGCACCGGTGATCGCGCTCGACATCAATCCGGCCGTGCGCGAGCGTGCCGTCGAACTCGGCGCGGATTACGCCCTCGACTCCCGCGACGGCGACCTACGCGACCAAATCCGCGAGGTCAATGGCGGACACAAGCTGGATGTGGCCTTCGACGCCGTCGGATTGAAGGCTACCTTCGAGCAGGCCCTGGATTGCTTGCGGCCCGGCGGCCGGCTGGTGAGCGTGGGAATGAGCGCGGAATCTCCCACCATCGGGCCCACGGCCATGTTCGGACTGGCGCGCAAGCAAGTGCTCGGCCACCTCGGGTACCAGAACGCCGACATCGAGACCCTGGCCAAATTGGTTTCGCTTGGCCGCCTTGACCTTTCCCGCTCAATCAGCAACGTCGTCTCGCTGGAAGACGTCGAGGCCGGGATCGAGATGCTCGAGCACGCGGACGGCAACCCGATCCGGATCCTGGTCAAGCCCTGA
- a CDS encoding alpha/beta fold hydrolase: MPTLPGSVTVEHRFVALGDGVTIHVADAGPADGPAVMLVHGFPENWWEWHELIGPLADDGYRVLCPDLRGAGWSSAPRSRYLKSEMAEDLAGVLDHLGVGSVKLVAHDWGGPAAFIMMLRHPEKVSGFFGLNTVAPWAKLDLAAVRDLWRFWYQVPMLLPVIGPRVISRPNSRFLRVLGSWVGGGFALPEDSIRLYSECMREPGHAEAGSRWYRSFQTTEMRSWLRGEYNDYRVDVPVRWLSGTEDPVITPRLLDGYADRISDFQVELVDGVGHWIVAQRPELVLDRLRAFLRA; encoded by the coding sequence ATGCCCACGCTGCCTGGCTCGGTCACCGTCGAGCACCGTTTCGTAGCACTCGGTGACGGCGTCACCATCCACGTCGCCGACGCCGGCCCGGCCGACGGTCCGGCCGTCATGTTGGTGCACGGCTTCCCTGAGAACTGGTGGGAGTGGCACGAGCTGATCGGTCCGTTGGCCGATGACGGCTACCGCGTGTTGTGTCCGGACCTGCGGGGTGCCGGTTGGAGCTCGGCGCCCCGTTCGCGGTATCTCAAATCGGAGATGGCCGAAGATCTCGCCGGTGTGCTCGATCACCTGGGTGTCGGCTCGGTGAAGCTGGTCGCGCATGACTGGGGTGGGCCCGCCGCGTTCATCATGATGCTGCGGCACCCCGAGAAGGTCTCCGGCTTTTTCGGACTCAACACCGTGGCGCCGTGGGCGAAGTTGGATCTGGCGGCGGTGCGCGACCTGTGGCGGTTCTGGTACCAGGTTCCGATGCTGCTGCCGGTGATCGGACCACGGGTGATCAGCCGTCCGAACTCGCGGTTTCTGCGAGTGCTGGGGTCGTGGGTCGGTGGTGGTTTCGCGTTGCCCGAGGACAGCATCCGGCTGTACAGCGAGTGCATGCGCGAGCCCGGACACGCGGAAGCCGGCTCGCGCTGGTATCGCAGCTTTCAGACCACGGAGATGCGCAGTTGGCTGCGTGGCGAGTACAACGACTACCGCGTCGACGTGCCGGTCCGTTGGCTCAGTGGCACCGAGGATCCGGTGATCACACCACGGCTGCTGGACGGATACGCCGACCGCATCAGCGATTTCCAGGTGGAACTCGTCGACGGGGTCGGGCATTGGATCGTGGCGCAACGGCCCGAGTTGGTGCTGGATCGGCTGCGGGCGTTTCTCAGGGCTTGA
- a CDS encoding CsbD family protein: MADQGKSGQARKGLLDSLKGKVKEVVGAVSGNDSLTAEGQLEQTQAQQRREANAIDAVAEQQAQRARTQEAETKVEAAQQRLAANAQAAAVEGSIEAQQAAQKRAADQAAAQSAAVQQTQAKVDAERQVEQAKAEERAEKHAAAVEATDAAAEHHSEVQVAANEKLAAERLRREAESDS; encoded by the coding sequence ATGGCTGACCAAGGTAAGTCCGGCCAGGCGCGCAAAGGACTGCTCGATTCGCTGAAGGGCAAGGTGAAAGAAGTCGTCGGCGCCGTGAGCGGCAACGATTCGCTGACCGCCGAAGGGCAACTCGAACAAACTCAAGCACAGCAACGCCGCGAAGCCAACGCGATCGATGCGGTCGCCGAGCAGCAGGCCCAACGGGCGCGGACACAAGAAGCCGAAACCAAAGTCGAAGCCGCCCAACAACGGCTGGCCGCCAATGCACAGGCAGCGGCGGTCGAGGGTTCGATCGAAGCCCAACAGGCGGCCCAAAAGCGTGCCGCCGACCAGGCCGCCGCGCAGAGCGCCGCGGTGCAACAGACTCAGGCCAAGGTCGACGCCGAGCGCCAGGTAGAGCAGGCCAAAGCCGAAGAGCGCGCGGAAAAGCATGCTGCAGCAGTCGAAGCCACCGACGCCGCCGCGGAGCACCACAGCGAGGTGCAGGTGGCTGCGAACGAGAAGCTCGCGGCCGAACGCCTGCGCCGCGAAGCCGAATCCGACAGCTGA